A window from Leptothermofonsia sichuanensis E412 encodes these proteins:
- a CDS encoding efflux RND transporter permease subunit, translating to MTQDTKPTGFSISALAIRRHIGTLMLTLAVIVVGIFYTTNLPVDLLPSITYPRIGVRVDAPGVSPEVAVDEVTRPLEAALSATEGVIQVYSQTREGQVSLDLYFRPGGNIDQALNDATAAFNRARSNLPDTIQEPRLFKADPSQLPVYEMALSSSSLSPVDLRVFAEEELVRELGVVEGVAAVDVAGGVEEEIRVLVDLNRLQAVGVGLQDVLNELRDTNQDISGGRILGRNSEPLTRAIGRFESAEEIRDLSFQVGGQSSGSGSQESAAASQGTQSSALSPQNPSPRRVYLRDFAEVIDGTGEQRIFVELNGQPAVKVSIQKQQDANSITVVEGVKRRLEELRQQGVIPADMEIITTLDESVFIQNAISNVANAGLVGAGLAAIAVLLFLGSVRQTLITVLSIPLATLAALIFMGVFNLSLNVFSLGGLALGVGIVVDNSIVMLEAIAGGAGMTPGEDSRTRLNPRQLIRQSIQSSQEMESALIASTSTNLVAVLPFLLIGGFIALLFNELILTISFAVAASILIAVTVVPTATSRLLAIPWSTGINHFWLLRQFNQRFEAGTRGYRHLLSWVLDHRLLVIACTVVIFGSSGLFMVSRIPQEILPRISTGQANLVAQFPPGTPLDDNRRVMAEVDKILQAQPETEYVFSTTGGFLFGSNTNENPLRSSSNITLKPGTNVDQYISRVMRAFNSLNLVDVRLRLSPGQVRGLVLNNSPVRGAEVDVILQGENERVLTQAGRQVLQELEERATMVNFRPDADPRQPEVQIRRDRERLAALNLTVQDIGDTLATAVQGRVATQIQRGNRLVDVRVELDKNAIRRPSQLADLPLFVSGNRPIRLGDVAQLTEGEAPGQIQRINQRQVFLIAGNLAEGASLGDALQQVDDVIRGIELPQGVSFLPSTAAESNRQLQSSLPILGGLAAFLVFVVMAVQYNSLVDPLVIMFTIPLALVGGIFGLFITQTAIGATVIVGAVLLVGIVVNNAIVMVELANQIREREAATSNAHPQEIRRFAILKAAPQRLRPILMTTITTVLGMFPLALGQGQGGEFLQPLGVVVFSGLSLATLLTLFIIPCFYLLLHDLFGGRWLGGRKKRRRIVEEDVAIAPPPRELVGGPSQKYSPLVDE from the coding sequence ATGACCCAAGATACTAAACCCACTGGCTTCAGTATCAGTGCGCTTGCCATCCGCCGACACATTGGTACCCTGATGCTGACCCTGGCAGTGATTGTCGTCGGGATTTTCTACACAACCAATCTGCCCGTTGATCTGTTGCCTTCCATCACCTATCCCCGGATTGGGGTACGGGTGGATGCACCGGGGGTATCCCCTGAAGTGGCTGTGGATGAGGTAACCCGTCCCCTGGAAGCGGCACTGTCTGCCACGGAAGGGGTGATTCAGGTCTATTCCCAAACGCGGGAAGGACAGGTCAGCCTGGATCTGTATTTCAGACCAGGGGGCAACATTGACCAGGCATTGAACGATGCCACGGCTGCTTTTAACCGGGCACGTAGCAATTTACCCGATACGATTCAGGAACCCCGTCTGTTTAAGGCAGACCCTTCCCAATTGCCTGTGTATGAAATGGCGCTCTCTTCGTCTTCCCTCAGCCCGGTGGATTTGCGTGTGTTTGCTGAGGAAGAACTGGTGCGGGAACTGGGAGTAGTGGAAGGGGTTGCCGCCGTGGATGTGGCAGGCGGAGTGGAAGAAGAAATCCGCGTGCTGGTGGACTTGAACCGCTTGCAGGCGGTCGGGGTAGGACTGCAAGATGTGTTGAATGAATTACGCGACACAAACCAGGACATTTCCGGTGGGCGGATTCTGGGCAGGAACTCGGAACCGTTGACACGGGCGATCGGTCGGTTTGAAAGTGCCGAAGAAATTCGAGATCTGTCCTTTCAGGTCGGGGGGCAGTCTTCAGGAAGCGGTAGTCAGGAGTCAGCAGCCGCAAGTCAGGGGACTCAGTCCTCAGCCCTCAGCCCTCAAAATCCTTCTCCCCGGCGGGTTTACCTGCGGGACTTTGCCGAGGTGATTGATGGTACCGGGGAACAGCGCATTTTTGTGGAGCTGAATGGACAGCCTGCGGTCAAGGTCAGCATTCAGAAGCAGCAAGATGCCAATAGTATTACGGTCGTGGAAGGGGTGAAACGACGACTGGAAGAACTGCGCCAGCAGGGTGTGATTCCAGCGGACATGGAGATCATTACGACCCTGGATGAGTCTGTGTTTATTCAAAATGCCATCTCCAACGTTGCCAATGCGGGGCTGGTGGGGGCCGGGCTGGCCGCGATCGCCGTCCTCCTGTTCCTCGGTTCTGTGCGTCAAACCCTGATCACTGTCCTGTCCATTCCCCTGGCAACCCTGGCCGCCCTGATTTTTATGGGGGTGTTTAACCTGTCCCTGAATGTGTTCAGTCTGGGGGGACTGGCACTGGGGGTGGGGATTGTGGTGGACAACTCCATCGTCATGCTGGAGGCGATCGCCGGGGGAGCGGGGATGACCCCCGGTGAGGATAGCAGAACCCGACTCAACCCTCGCCAACTGATCCGGCAATCGATTCAGAGCAGCCAGGAAATGGAATCGGCACTGATCGCCTCCACCAGCACAAACCTGGTTGCCGTGCTGCCCTTTTTGCTGATTGGTGGATTCATCGCCCTCCTCTTTAACGAACTGATTTTGACCATCAGCTTTGCCGTGGCAGCTTCCATCCTGATCGCGGTCACTGTGGTACCAACCGCCACTTCTCGCCTGTTGGCCATTCCCTGGTCTACGGGAATCAACCACTTCTGGTTGCTGCGTCAGTTTAATCAGCGCTTTGAAGCGGGTACCCGGGGCTATCGCCATCTGCTGAGTTGGGTACTCGATCATCGGCTGCTGGTGATTGCCTGCACGGTGGTCATCTTTGGTAGCAGCGGGCTGTTCATGGTCAGCCGGATCCCCCAGGAAATTTTGCCCCGCATCAGCACCGGCCAGGCAAACCTGGTTGCCCAGTTTCCTCCGGGCACGCCCCTGGACGACAACCGGCGAGTGATGGCAGAGGTAGACAAAATTTTGCAGGCACAACCAGAAACGGAGTATGTGTTTTCGACCACTGGTGGCTTTTTGTTTGGCAGCAATACCAATGAAAACCCGCTGCGCAGTTCCAGCAATATCACGCTGAAACCCGGTACCAATGTGGATCAGTATATTTCCCGGGTGATGCGAGCGTTCAACAGCCTCAACCTGGTCGATGTCCGTCTGCGGCTCAGCCCTGGTCAGGTGCGGGGACTGGTGCTGAACAACTCTCCTGTGCGGGGAGCTGAGGTAGACGTGATCCTGCAAGGGGAAAACGAGCGCGTCCTGACTCAGGCAGGCAGGCAGGTGCTGCAAGAACTGGAAGAACGGGCAACAATGGTTAACTTCCGTCCCGATGCCGACCCCCGCCAGCCAGAGGTCCAAATTCGCCGCGATCGCGAACGACTGGCTGCCCTTAATCTCACTGTTCAAGACATTGGAGATACCCTCGCTACCGCCGTTCAGGGCAGGGTAGCAACCCAGATTCAGCGGGGCAACCGCCTGGTAGATGTGCGGGTGGAACTGGATAAGAACGCGATTCGTCGCCCCTCCCAGCTTGCCGATTTACCCTTATTTGTCTCCGGGAACCGGCCCATTCGCCTGGGGGATGTGGCCCAACTGACGGAAGGGGAAGCCCCCGGACAGATCCAGCGCATTAATCAGCGTCAGGTGTTCCTGATTGCGGGGAACCTGGCTGAGGGAGCCAGTCTGGGCGATGCCCTGCAACAGGTGGATGATGTTATCCGAGGTATTGAACTGCCCCAGGGGGTGAGCTTTCTGCCCAGTACGGCAGCGGAAAGTAATCGCCAATTACAGTCTTCCCTGCCCATCCTGGGGGGACTCGCCGCCTTCCTGGTGTTTGTGGTGATGGCAGTACAGTACAACTCCCTGGTTGACCCACTGGTGATCATGTTCACCATCCCTCTGGCACTGGTGGGCGGTATTTTTGGACTGTTCATTACCCAGACGGCGATCGGGGCTACGGTGATTGTGGGTGCGGTGCTGCTGGTCGGGATTGTGGTCAACAATGCCATTGTCATGGTGGAACTGGCAAACCAGATCCGGGAACGGGAAGCGGCAACCAGCAATGCCCATCCCCAGGAAATTCGCCGCTTTGCCATTCTGAAAGCTGCCCCCCAGCGCCTGCGGCCCATCCTGATGACCACCATCACCACGGTACTGGGGATGTTTCCCCTGGCACTGGGACAGGGACAGGGAGGGGAGTTTCTCCAACCCCTGGGTGTGGTCGTGTTTTCTGGTCTATCCCTGGCAACTCTGCTGACGCTATTTATCATCCCCTGCTTTTACCTGCTGCTGCACGACCTGTTTGGTGGCAGATGGCTGGGAGGCAGAAAGAAACGGCGCAGGATAGTCGAGGAAGATGTGGCGATCGCCCCTCCTCCTAGAGAACTGGTTGGGGGACCGAGCCAGAAGTACAGCCCACTGGTGGATGAATAA
- a CDS encoding VanZ family protein translates to MKLREQSAFRLGWGILTILYAGIFLTILVLAYTGRLPSFLSGNDKLGHLVLYFLATYLGHRVLNYRRVNLLTFPIPLFPLLFGIFTVVEEFLQALSPNRSFDGIDLIASFAGIWLGYWFGEKGNNVRGER, encoded by the coding sequence ATGAAACTGCGGGAGCAAAGCGCATTTCGCCTGGGGTGGGGAATTTTAACGATTCTCTACGCTGGCATCTTCCTGACGATTCTGGTACTGGCATACACAGGCAGGCTGCCATCCTTCCTGTCGGGAAACGATAAGTTGGGGCATCTGGTTCTGTATTTTCTGGCAACTTACCTGGGGCACCGGGTTCTGAACTATCGACGGGTAAATCTGTTGACTTTTCCAATCCCCCTGTTTCCCCTGCTATTCGGGATTTTTACTGTTGTGGAGGAGTTTTTGCAGGCGCTTTCCCCCAATCGCTCCTTTGATGGCATAGATCTGATTGCCAGCTTTGCCGGAATCTGGTTGGGTTACTGGTTTGGAGAGAAAGGAAACAACGTCCGGGGTGAACGGTAA
- a CDS encoding M48 family metalloprotease translates to MNQFKTVALLGLLSGLLVAIGYYVIGGTSGIILGIVLAAVMNLGSWFFSDKIALSAYGAQPVSRDQAPGLYAMLERLSQRGNVPVPALYVIPSPAANAFATGRDPEHAAVAVTEGIVRMLSEEELEGVIGHELTHVINRDTLTQAVAATIGGAISQLAYMAQWASLGVGYSDRDNRQGPNPIGLLLAVVLAPLAATIIQMAISRTREFSADEGAARLTGNPRALASALQKLEMGARQVPMQGNPSFEPLLIINAFSGQGFANLFSTHPSTEARVERLLQLEQQMLTTGAI, encoded by the coding sequence ATGAACCAGTTTAAAACGGTGGCTCTACTTGGATTGTTATCTGGACTGCTGGTCGCGATCGGCTACTACGTGATTGGCGGTACCAGTGGGATCATTCTTGGCATTGTACTGGCGGCTGTCATGAACCTGGGTTCCTGGTTCTTCTCAGACAAAATTGCCCTGTCTGCCTACGGTGCTCAGCCGGTCAGTCGTGACCAGGCTCCTGGTCTGTATGCCATGCTGGAGCGGCTGAGCCAGCGGGGGAATGTGCCGGTTCCTGCCCTGTATGTGATTCCCAGTCCGGCGGCAAATGCCTTTGCGACGGGGCGCGATCCTGAACATGCGGCAGTTGCCGTTACGGAAGGCATTGTCAGGATGCTGTCGGAGGAAGAGTTGGAGGGGGTGATTGGGCACGAACTGACCCATGTGATTAACCGTGATACGTTGACTCAGGCGGTGGCAGCAACCATTGGTGGGGCAATTTCCCAGTTGGCTTATATGGCCCAGTGGGCGAGTTTAGGGGTAGGGTATAGCGATCGCGACAACCGGCAGGGTCCCAACCCGATTGGACTGCTATTAGCCGTCGTTCTGGCTCCGCTGGCTGCCACCATTATTCAAATGGCGATTTCACGCACACGGGAATTTTCCGCGGATGAAGGGGCTGCTCGCCTGACAGGGAATCCCCGTGCGCTCGCCAGTGCGCTACAAAAGTTAGAGATGGGTGCCCGTCAGGTGCCCATGCAGGGCAATCCCTCCTTTGAACCATTGCTTATCATTAACGCTTTTTCCGGGCAGGGATTTGCTAATCTATTTTCTACCCATCCCTCGACGGAAGCACGGGTTGAACGGTTGCTTCAGCTTGAACAACAGATGTTAACGACAGGGGCGATTTAG
- the aspS gene encoding aspartate--tRNA ligase, with protein sequence MRTHYCGQLRAEHIGETVTLCGWVDRRRDHGGVIFIDLRDRSGIVQIVSDPERTPASYSQAEALRNEYVVKISGRVSQRPEESLNPKLGTGEVEIYADQIEILNAVRKQLPFQVSAAETESVREELRLKYRYLDLRRERMSQNLQLRHQVIKTLRRYLEDSQGFMEVETPVLTRSTPEGARDYLVPSRVNPGEWFALPQSPQLFKQLLMVAGCDRYYQIAHCFRDEDLRADRQPEFTQLDMEMSFMTQDEILALNEAMIHHLIKVVKGIDVPVPFPRLTYAEAMERYGSDKPDTRFGLELVNVSDVVKTSGFKVFSDSVAKGGIVKILPIPNGNDLISNVRIKPGGDLFKEAETCGAKGLAYIRVRDDGAIDTIGAIKDNLTDEQKQEILTRTGAQPGHLLLFGAGAAEIVNKTLDRLRQVIAREQGLIDPDRIHLLWITDFPMFEWNADEKRLEALHHPFTAPFPEDLSDLKTARAQAYDLVYNGFEVGGGSLRIYQPDIQQQVFETIGLSPEEAHAKFGFLLEAFEYGAPPHGGIAYGVDRLVMLLAGEESIRDVIGFPKTQQARCLLTGAPSGVDNRQLKELHVASTFKPKS encoded by the coding sequence ATGAGAACCCACTATTGCGGTCAGCTCCGGGCGGAGCATATTGGAGAGACGGTTACCCTGTGCGGCTGGGTGGATCGTCGCCGCGATCATGGTGGGGTGATTTTTATTGACCTGCGCGATCGCAGCGGGATTGTCCAAATCGTCAGTGACCCCGAACGGACCCCCGCTTCCTATTCCCAGGCAGAAGCACTGCGGAATGAGTATGTCGTGAAGATTTCTGGACGGGTGAGTCAGCGTCCGGAGGAGTCCCTGAACCCCAAATTGGGAACAGGGGAGGTCGAAATTTACGCTGACCAGATTGAGATTCTCAATGCCGTGCGGAAACAACTGCCGTTCCAGGTGTCTGCGGCTGAGACTGAGTCTGTGCGGGAAGAATTACGGCTGAAGTATCGCTATCTGGACTTGCGACGAGAGCGCATGAGCCAGAATTTGCAGTTACGCCATCAGGTGATTAAGACCCTGCGTCGCTATCTGGAAGACAGCCAGGGCTTTATGGAAGTGGAAACGCCTGTCCTGACCAGGTCCACTCCAGAAGGGGCGAGGGATTATCTGGTACCCTCCAGGGTCAATCCGGGGGAGTGGTTTGCCCTGCCTCAGTCGCCCCAGCTCTTCAAGCAACTGCTGATGGTGGCGGGGTGCGATCGCTACTATCAAATCGCCCACTGCTTTCGGGATGAAGACCTGCGGGCAGACCGGCAACCAGAATTCACCCAACTGGACATGGAAATGAGTTTCATGACCCAGGATGAAATTCTGGCTCTCAACGAAGCGATGATCCACCATCTGATTAAAGTGGTGAAGGGGATCGATGTTCCCGTTCCCTTTCCCCGCCTGACCTATGCTGAAGCCATGGAGCGCTACGGTTCCGATAAACCGGATACCCGTTTTGGCCTGGAACTGGTCAACGTTTCCGATGTCGTAAAAACCTCCGGCTTTAAGGTCTTTTCTGACTCGGTGGCAAAGGGTGGGATCGTCAAAATCCTGCCCATCCCCAATGGCAATGATTTGATCTCTAATGTGCGGATCAAACCTGGTGGGGATTTATTTAAAGAGGCGGAAACCTGCGGAGCCAAAGGACTGGCCTATATCCGGGTGCGGGATGATGGGGCGATCGACACTATCGGTGCCATCAAAGACAATTTGACTGATGAGCAGAAACAGGAAATTCTCACCCGCACCGGGGCACAACCGGGACATCTGCTGCTGTTTGGGGCGGGTGCCGCTGAGATTGTGAACAAAACCCTAGATCGACTGCGCCAGGTCATCGCCCGCGAACAGGGACTCATTGATCCCGATCGCATTCATCTGCTCTGGATTACCGACTTTCCCATGTTTGAGTGGAACGCCGATGAAAAGCGGCTGGAAGCACTGCACCATCCCTTTACTGCTCCCTTCCCGGAAGACCTGTCAGATCTGAAAACTGCCCGTGCCCAGGCCTATGACCTGGTTTACAACGGCTTTGAAGTCGGGGGGGGGAGCCTCCGGATTTACCAGCCCGACATTCAGCAGCAGGTCTTTGAAACCATTGGGCTGTCTCCCGAAGAGGCCCATGCCAAGTTTGGGTTCCTGCTGGAGGCATTTGAGTATGGTGCTCCTCCCCACGGAGGTATTGCCTACGGGGTCGATCGCCTGGTCATGTTACTGGCCGGGGAAGAGTCGATTCGGGATGTGATTGGGTTTCCGAAGACCCAACAGGCTCGCTGTCTGCTGACGGGTGCTCCTTCTGGAGTGGACAATCGGCAATTGAAGGAACTGCATGTGGCGTCAACCTTCAAGCCCAAGAGCTAA
- a CDS encoding B12-binding domain-containing radical SAM protein: MTATLKDFEKPVPESAPGKPRYVPVNHRRILCVFPRYSPSFGTFNNSYPLLGRVKAFMPPQGILVAASYFPQEWEVRLIDENIRPAKPSDYRWADAVIVSGMHIQRPQINRINEMAHRFNKLTALGGPSVSGCPEYYPDFDLLHIGELGDAMDRMIEYIDLHSERPARQIRFETKERLPLNEFPIPAYHLIDLDKYFIGNVQYSSGCPYRCEFCDIPELYGRNPRLKEPEQIVAELDAMLASGNLRAVYFVDDNFVGDRRAALKLLPYLIDWQKRHGYPVQFACEATLNLAQNRELLAMMREAYFCTVFCGIETPETDALKSISKQQNLMGGMSILDAIKTLNSYGMEVVSGIIMGLDTDTPDTGDRILEFIRLSQMPMLTINLLHALPKTPLWRRLEAEGRLNFDEDRESNVDFLLPYEQVLEMWRKVITTAYEPEFLYERFAYNMEHTYPNRIKPPLSPARVSKKNIRKGLWILANLIIRIGLFSNYRKTFWKMAGPKLKAGKIENLIHIGLVGHHLITFSQECAQGKQAASFYSQKVRAPLGSRMKALFAR, translated from the coding sequence ATGACTGCGACATTGAAGGATTTTGAGAAACCCGTTCCCGAAAGTGCCCCTGGAAAACCACGTTACGTTCCAGTGAATCACCGCCGGATTCTGTGTGTGTTTCCCAGGTACAGTCCTTCTTTTGGGACGTTTAACAATTCCTATCCCCTGCTGGGTCGAGTCAAGGCATTTATGCCTCCCCAGGGAATTCTGGTCGCAGCCAGCTATTTTCCCCAGGAGTGGGAAGTCCGCTTGATTGACGAGAATATTCGTCCAGCAAAACCTTCAGATTATCGGTGGGCAGATGCGGTAATTGTCAGTGGGATGCACATCCAGCGTCCCCAGATCAATCGCATCAACGAGATGGCCCACCGATTCAACAAGCTTACTGCCCTGGGGGGGCCCTCCGTCTCCGGCTGTCCAGAGTATTACCCGGACTTTGATCTGCTCCACATTGGCGAACTGGGGGATGCGATGGATCGGATGATTGAATACATCGATTTGCATTCTGAGCGACCTGCCCGGCAGATCCGGTTTGAGACAAAGGAACGCCTGCCGCTGAATGAGTTTCCCATCCCTGCCTACCATCTGATTGACCTGGATAAGTACTTTATTGGCAATGTGCAGTACTCCAGTGGATGTCCCTACCGCTGTGAATTTTGTGATATTCCCGAACTGTACGGGCGTAACCCCCGCTTAAAGGAACCAGAGCAGATTGTTGCTGAACTGGATGCAATGTTAGCCTCCGGTAATCTACGAGCAGTTTATTTTGTGGATGACAACTTCGTTGGCGATCGCCGCGCTGCCCTGAAACTGCTACCCTACCTGATCGACTGGCAAAAGCGGCATGGCTACCCCGTTCAGTTTGCCTGTGAAGCGACCCTCAACCTGGCCCAAAACAGGGAACTGCTGGCAATGATGCGAGAAGCATACTTCTGTACCGTCTTCTGTGGCATTGAAACGCCGGAAACTGATGCGCTCAAGTCCATCTCCAAGCAGCAGAATTTGATGGGCGGCATGTCAATTCTGGATGCCATTAAAACCCTGAACAGCTACGGGATGGAAGTGGTTTCAGGCATCATCATGGGGTTGGACACCGATACCCCCGATACGGGCGATCGCATCCTGGAATTCATCCGCCTTTCCCAGATGCCCATGCTCACCATCAACCTGCTCCACGCCCTGCCCAAAACCCCCCTCTGGCGCAGACTGGAAGCAGAAGGACGCCTGAACTTTGATGAAGACCGCGAATCCAATGTAGACTTTCTGCTGCCCTACGAACAGGTTCTGGAAATGTGGCGGAAGGTGATTACCACTGCCTACGAACCGGAGTTTCTCTACGAACGGTTCGCCTACAACATGGAGCATACCTACCCCAATCGGATTAAGCCCCCCCTGAGTCCGGCACGGGTTTCCAAAAAGAATATTCGTAAAGGGCTGTGGATTCTGGCTAACCTGATTATTCGGATTGGGCTGTTCAGTAACTACCGCAAAACCTTCTGGAAGATGGCAGGCCCCAAACTGAAGGCGGGTAAAATTGAAAACCTGATTCACATTGGGCTGGTCGGGCATCACCTGATCACCTTTTCTCAGGAATGTGCCCAGGGTAAACAGGCGGCCTCCTTCTATTCCCAGAAAGTGCGCGCTCCCCTCGGTTCCCGTATGAAAGCCCTGTTTGCGCGTTAA
- a CDS encoding CHAT domain-containing protein, whose translation MVPTSIPIRLLISIAGLPLLAGTGLAQELRPFASSLPVPGHPAQILLQSATPSTASQERVHQGQVLYEAGRYADAVQLLQQAVQDYRSQADDLRQAATLSNLSLAYQQLGAWEKARQAVETSLSLLGGQLATGDRQQMSVMAQTLDIQGRLQLETGQAEQALATWQQSTALYARAGDWAGEVRSRLNQAQAWQAMGFYRRLLDKLTELRQSLHPQPDSLVKAVSLRSLGNALQLIGDLEQSRQVLEQSLSLSRKLQSTAEESAALFSLGNTARAQQEMESAIAFYRQAAQRSPSPLLQAQAHLNWLSLLVQSNRRTEAEALLPQTMTLVAALPPSRSAIYARISLADTMTRLWSQEADSTRNGNSTRNYEQVATFLAATVRQAQHLGDRRAESFVLGNLGGLYEQTRQWAEAQRLTEQALLLAQSVNAGDISYRWQWQLGRLLKHQGNIPGATAAYEAAINTLQSLRSDLVAVNRDVQFTFRDSIEPVYRQTVELLLSSNQGNPGEATLDRVRRLIESLQLAELDNFFREACLNARSVVLDQVVDQDNPTAAVFYPILLESQLAVILKIPRQPLRYYAVPLPQATVEDTLAQLQQAMKEPDAALKLRSLSQQVYRWLIQPVETDLQRSKVDTLVFVQDGLLRNIPMAALFDGHQYLVEKYAVALSPGLQLLAPQPLVRTKLTALTAGLTQPPPAYSQFAPLPEVRAELNLIEQTGINTTTLLDQAFTSKALEQQISALPFQIVHLATHGQFSSQAKDTYILAADGPIQVSQFDGLLRKRSQSASEAIELLVLSACQTAAGDNRATLGLAGIAIKAGARSTVASLWHIDDRSTAIFIGEFYRELATANVTKVEALRRAQLVLLKDYPQYSRPSYWAPYVLIGNWL comes from the coding sequence ATGGTTCCCACCTCCATACCCATCAGGCTTTTAATCAGCATTGCAGGACTTCCCTTGCTGGCAGGTACGGGGCTGGCACAGGAACTCCGACCCTTCGCTTCCAGTCTTCCGGTTCCAGGTCATCCAGCTCAAATCCTGCTGCAATCGGCGACTCCGTCTACTGCATCCCAGGAGCGCGTCCATCAGGGGCAGGTGCTTTACGAGGCAGGACGGTATGCAGACGCTGTTCAGCTTTTGCAGCAAGCCGTTCAGGACTATCGATCCCAGGCAGATGATCTCAGACAGGCGGCCACCTTGAGTAACCTTTCACTGGCGTACCAGCAGCTTGGTGCCTGGGAAAAAGCTCGGCAGGCCGTGGAAACGAGTCTGTCATTGCTGGGGGGGCAACTGGCAACGGGCGATCGCCAGCAGATGTCGGTGATGGCCCAAACCCTGGATATTCAGGGACGACTGCAACTGGAAACGGGGCAGGCAGAGCAGGCGTTAGCGACCTGGCAACAGTCAACCGCCCTTTATGCTAGAGCGGGAGACTGGGCAGGGGAAGTGCGGAGTCGTCTTAACCAGGCGCAAGCCTGGCAGGCAATGGGATTCTATCGCCGATTGCTGGATAAACTGACGGAACTCAGGCAGAGTTTGCATCCCCAGCCTGACTCCCTGGTGAAAGCGGTGAGTTTGCGATCGCTGGGGAATGCGCTGCAACTGATTGGTGATCTGGAGCAGTCTCGCCAGGTCCTGGAACAAAGTCTGAGCCTCTCCCGTAAACTGCAATCTACCGCTGAAGAGAGTGCAGCGCTGTTTAGCCTGGGTAATACTGCCCGCGCCCAACAGGAGATGGAGTCAGCGATCGCCTTTTATCGACAGGCTGCCCAACGCTCTCCTTCCCCCCTCTTGCAGGCACAAGCCCACTTGAACTGGCTCAGTCTGTTAGTGCAGTCAAATCGACGAACAGAGGCAGAGGCCCTGCTGCCCCAGACAATGACATTGGTTGCAGCCCTGCCTCCCAGCCGTTCTGCCATCTATGCCCGGATCAGTCTGGCAGACACGATGACCAGACTCTGGAGCCAGGAAGCAGATTCAACCCGGAATGGAAATTCAACCCGGAACTATGAGCAGGTGGCAACATTCCTTGCAGCAACCGTGCGGCAGGCACAGCATTTGGGCGATCGCCGGGCGGAGTCCTTTGTCCTGGGTAACTTAGGTGGCTTGTATGAGCAAACCCGCCAGTGGGCAGAGGCACAACGATTGACAGAACAAGCTTTGCTGCTGGCGCAATCCGTGAATGCGGGGGATATTTCCTATCGCTGGCAGTGGCAACTTGGGCGTTTACTGAAGCACCAGGGGAATATTCCTGGGGCTACCGCTGCTTACGAGGCGGCCATCAACACACTCCAGTCCCTTCGCAGTGATCTGGTGGCTGTTAACCGGGATGTGCAGTTTACCTTTCGGGACAGCATTGAACCCGTCTATCGCCAGACAGTAGAACTGCTATTGTCCTCCAATCAGGGAAACCCAGGGGAAGCGACGTTAGACAGAGTCCGGCGCTTAATTGAATCCCTCCAACTGGCTGAATTGGATAATTTCTTCCGGGAAGCCTGCCTGAATGCCCGGTCCGTTGTACTGGATCAGGTGGTGGATCAGGATAATCCGACAGCGGCTGTCTTTTATCCCATCCTGCTGGAGAGCCAGTTAGCCGTTATCCTTAAAATTCCCCGCCAACCCCTGCGCTATTATGCGGTTCCCCTACCCCAGGCAACGGTAGAAGATACCCTGGCTCAGTTACAACAGGCGATGAAAGAACCAGATGCCGCCCTGAAGCTGCGATCGCTCTCCCAACAGGTCTATCGCTGGCTGATTCAGCCGGTCGAAACGGATCTGCAACGAAGTAAGGTGGACACCTTAGTCTTTGTCCAGGATGGGCTGCTGCGTAACATTCCAATGGCGGCACTGTTTGATGGCCATCAATACCTGGTTGAAAAGTATGCCGTTGCCCTCAGCCCTGGACTGCAACTCCTGGCCCCTCAACCCCTGGTGCGGACAAAACTGACTGCCCTCACTGCCGGGTTGACCCAACCCCCCCCTGCCTATTCCCAATTTGCCCCCCTACCAGAGGTCAGAGCAGAACTGAACCTGATTGAGCAGACCGGGATCAACACCACAACCCTTCTGGATCAGGCATTCACCAGTAAAGCCCTGGAGCAACAGATCAGTGCACTCCCGTTTCAGATTGTCCATCTGGCAACCCACGGTCAGTTCAGTTCTCAGGCAAAGGACACCTACATCCTGGCAGCAGATGGACCCATCCAGGTCAGCCAGTTTGATGGACTGCTGCGGAAGCGTAGCCAGTCTGCCTCAGAGGCAATTGAATTATTGGTTCTGAGTGCCTGTCAGACGGCTGCTGGCGATAATCGAGCAACGCTGGGATTGGCCGGTATTGCCATCAAAGCCGGTGCCCGCAGTACAGTGGCATCTCTCTGGCATATCGACGATCGCTCCACCGCAATCTTTATTGGCGAATTTTACCGCGAACTGGCAACTGCAAACGTCACCAAGGTCGAAGCCCTGCGCCGCGCTCAACTGGTGCTGTTAAAGGATTATCCCCAATACAGCCGCCCCAGCTACTGGGCACCCTATGTGCTCATCGGCAACTGGCTGTAG